The Arachis hypogaea cultivar Tifrunner chromosome 14, arahy.Tifrunner.gnm2.J5K5, whole genome shotgun sequence DNA window TTCACTTCTTACTTGCTTTTGAGGTGCGTAAATCAAGAACAAAATTTGCTTCTAATTGTAGTTGTATGTCTAGTCCTTCACAAGGGATTTATAAAACTCCTCTTGTAAACTATTCTTATCTGTTTCAGCCTCAGCAATATTATCACCTGCACCGTTCAAACTCTGATTCGGCGCTGGGGGAACAGAAGAGGAGGAGGCGGGATTGTATCGTCATCGCTAAAAGTGAGGTTGGTATGCCAAATCTATTACTCAATCTGTCAATTTACCACTTGATGTCATATTTAATTCTCCTAATATCTTAACTATTCTTCTGATTGCTCCCAAAGCAATTTGGTAGAGTTCGCTCCCTCAGATATCCACCAGCTTCTGAAAACGCAGTGATTCCATCCGAAACTAAAACAGAAATCAATTTATCCCAGTGCAATGGTGATGAATCTCATGTTGCTATTCACATTGAGTTGGAGAAGGAGGTGGAATCGGAACACAAAATGATCTTGCCAATAATACGATGCAGCCACGCTAATCTGAATCAACACATGCACAagcacaagaacaagaacaagaacaagaaaacCAAGCAAATAAAGCCCGTCGTGGTGTGTGAAGAAAATGATGAAGAGGTTGAAAGCTACTCAAAAAAAGTTCCGTGTTTAGTAATGCTGTTAATGATATGTGTTTGGGGCTGGCTGCTGACGTGTCGGCGGGAAAGAATAACGATAGGGGGCTCGGTGGTTGAACTGCTGAGTTTTATGGTGTTTGCTTCGGGTGCGGCTTTAACGATTCTGTTTGGAGAAAGATTCAGTCACACCCACGGCGCTATCTTCATCTCATGGGCCGTTCTTATGCACGTCGGAGTTGATCATTCAATCAGTTTGCTATTCCTCGCCATACTCGCTCTCTTCTTCGGAGCCTCTCATGCACTTACCTCCTTCATTACACACAACAATAACCAAATCCAACAACACATCCTTACTTCAAGCAAAATAGTAAAGCCGGGGGGCTCTCTTGATCTGCATACCATGCTATGCATCTGACTTCTCAGAAAAAAGTTTCTCTAGTTCAAAAATCCATGTAGTAAAATTGTGTACGTTTGCTGTGTTATTACCTAAATCAGTTTTCAAAGGAATTTTTACTATCCCATCATTCTAGTTATCAAATcagttttcaaatttatttcgATTACAAATCGAtcctaatataataaaaaattagtgacTGGTTTGATAACGAAGATGTGGTATTTGGGATATAATTTTCTAGTCTTtgtattttttgtaatttaaatttgtAATGTTGTGACTTGTGATCGTGTTGATTGTGCTACTTTAATCCATATGGCTGGCCTTACAAAGGTTTCTTTgagattaaatttgttattaattacATATattcgggttttttttttttttttttttgagcgcAGGGGAGGAGGGTTGGGGGGTAGTGTTATATATTGTACGTCCAGCTGCCGACAGTGTTAAATATTTTAAGGATAATACTAAGTAAATAATAACTTTTTTAAACAATATGATTAaataggtatgcagatgattatcTTAATACTAAATTTAGATGGATAATTTAAGaatgtaatgtatttttattttattgagtctattattcacaaaaattattatctacctatacttttttatattttaatagttACACAGAACAACGTTTAAAAACTTGAGATATTGTAAATTGATTTATTAATGTCTTAAAATGCTATGTTTCATTAATTGCAAAAGCAAATTACCACTAAAAACAAAAGGTATAATTATtccattaatatttataattttactaaatttataattaaatttttatatttattttttttaattaggtctttatattatttttgattttgtaattagattatttttatataaaaatgttagaattaataaaatattttttaaaaaaaatatgtgattaaagatttaattaaattataaatgtcttcaatttataaataaatattgtgttaattttaatattttttatactaacaataacttaattataaaataaaaaataatataagaatctaattaaaaaatatataaaaatttaataaaattatagatatccacaaaataattaaattaaaacaaaagtcACAACTAAAACTATCACCCCGATGCACCTACCACTACTCTTATTGTGTCTACAATTCTTCGACTGCAACTCCAAATCAAGTACTCTATCCTCTAAAAGAGTCTACGAGACTAACCTAAAGAGATGAACACTAGGAGagaaataaaaacagaaataaaagaattaaagccaaaaaaaaattcttgaggAATCAGTATTTATTCAATTCGTATGAAAGTTTGTATACGGCAGAACAAATTTGATGAAGGGTACACTAagtgatcatatatatatatatatatatagctagctAGCTGGGTCACAAGCTATAACCAATTACAATTCTGTTATAACAGCTTTCAAACTAAATCTAGTTAGTTAATACACTAGTCAAGTAACCTCCTTTGTATCCTCTACCACCCTAACTTTCTCCTGAACAACATGGGCATGACTTTGGATTgatcttgatttttcttttaaacCCCCAAACAAAGGCTTCCGTGGCTTCCTCATTAAAGGAT harbors:
- the LOC112744348 gene encoding uncharacterized protein isoform X1, coding for MAQQVPDPSPDCLICLMEDDHINPRGKRIRDDQQDEVTMSVSLEQHYTLRDFHFLLAFEPQQYYHLHRSNSDSALGEQKRRRRDCIVIAKSEQFGRVRSLRYPPASENAVIPSETKTEINLSQCNGDESHVAIHIELEKEVESEHKMILPIIRCSHANLNQHMHKHKNKNKNKKTKQIKPVVVCEENDEEVESYSKKVPCLVMLLMICVWGWLLTCRRERITIGGSVVELLSFMVFASGAALTILFGERFSHTHGAIFISWAVLMHVGVDHSISLLFLAILALFFGASHALTSFITHNNNQIQQHILTSSKIVKPGGSLDLHTMLCI
- the LOC112744348 gene encoding uncharacterized protein isoform X2, whose translation is MAQQVPDPSPDCLICLMEDDHINPRGKRIRDDQQDEPQQYYHLHRSNSDSALGEQKRRRRDCIVIAKSEQFGRVRSLRYPPASENAVIPSETKTEINLSQCNGDESHVAIHIELEKEVESEHKMILPIIRCSHANLNQHMHKHKNKNKNKKTKQIKPVVVCEENDEEVESYSKKVPCLVMLLMICVWGWLLTCRRERITIGGSVVELLSFMVFASGAALTILFGERFSHTHGAIFISWAVLMHVGVDHSISLLFLAILALFFGASHALTSFITHNNNQIQQHILTSSKIVKPGGSLDLHTMLCI